A single Ignavibacteriales bacterium DNA region contains:
- a CDS encoding UDP-N-acetylmuramoyl-L-alanyl-D-glutamate--2,6-diaminopimelate ligase — MQLTDFLNGLRVLSVTGEVQRKDVSSIWYDSRKVQANSVFVAIKGESSDGHKYITEAISRGAIAVIVEDANAIPDEIYLHSKTAKIVVANSRHALAEGAHHLYKNPSEKLALTGVTGTNGKTTVTYILKTIFEKAGKKTGLIGTIETYNGSKTVQSQLTTPESSDLSMMLFEMNTNGCSSAVMEVSSHALAMERVSALHFRCAVFTNLSQDHLDYHGDMESYFQAKKKLFDLLHESDIAVYNTDDEFGESIVEDTRARRISYGRNPEADYRIDSVNCSLTGTAFELSHGNDTFQLATGLKGEFNAYNAAAAFAAAHQQGVKPEDIIAALKEVPQVPGRFEVYTGSGKTVIVDYAHTPDSLEKTLKNIHEIAPGSSIYTVFGCGGNRDKGKRPLMGAIASELSRQVILTNDNPRLEDPDAIISDIAKGINTNNYKIIQDRREAIRDAIGNAPDGSIILVAGKGHEATQTVGKEKFHFSDTEEVKKALGNG, encoded by the coding sequence ATGCAGTTAACCGATTTTCTGAATGGTCTCAGGGTGCTTTCTGTCACCGGAGAGGTACAGCGGAAAGACGTCTCTTCAATCTGGTATGACTCACGCAAGGTTCAGGCGAACAGTGTATTCGTGGCCATAAAGGGGGAATCTTCAGACGGACATAAATATATAACTGAAGCGATAAGCAGGGGTGCTATAGCGGTGATTGTTGAAGATGCCAATGCAATACCCGATGAGATTTATCTGCATTCAAAAACAGCGAAGATTGTGGTTGCTAATTCCCGGCATGCCCTTGCTGAGGGAGCTCATCATCTGTACAAGAATCCTTCAGAGAAACTTGCACTTACTGGTGTTACAGGGACAAACGGAAAAACAACTGTTACCTATATTCTTAAAACCATCTTTGAGAAAGCCGGTAAAAAGACCGGATTGATCGGTACCATTGAAACGTATAATGGCAGTAAAACCGTGCAGTCGCAATTGACCACACCGGAATCATCCGACCTGAGCATGATGCTTTTTGAGATGAATACAAACGGCTGCAGCAGCGCGGTAATGGAAGTTTCTTCTCACGCGCTTGCCATGGAGCGTGTTTCAGCGCTTCATTTCAGATGTGCAGTATTTACCAATCTGAGCCAGGATCATCTTGACTATCACGGTGATATGGAAAGTTACTTCCAGGCAAAGAAGAAACTGTTTGACCTGCTGCATGAATCAGATATAGCGGTATATAATACTGATGACGAATTCGGCGAAAGCATAGTTGAAGACACCCGCGCCAGAAGAATTTCCTACGGCCGGAATCCGGAAGCTGATTACCGTATAGATTCTGTAAACTGCTCGCTGACCGGTACTGCATTTGAACTCTCACACGGAAATGATACATTTCAGCTTGCAACTGGACTTAAAGGAGAGTTTAATGCATACAATGCAGCTGCTGCATTTGCTGCCGCGCATCAGCAGGGAGTAAAACCGGAAGATATCATTGCGGCTCTGAAAGAAGTGCCCCAGGTGCCAGGCCGTTTTGAGGTATATACCGGCTCCGGAAAAACGGTAATTGTTGACTATGCACATACCCCGGACAGTCTTGAAAAGACGCTGAAGAACATTCATGAGATTGCGCCCGGAAGCAGTATCTATACCGTATTCGGCTGCGGAGGCAACAGAGATAAAGGAAAGCGTCCGCTGATGGGTGCCATAGCATCAGAGTTGAGCCGGCAGGTGATACTGACCAATGATAACCCAAGATTGGAAGATCCTGATGCAATCATTTCTGATATTGCGAAAGGAATAAACACGAACAACTATAAAATCATTCAGGACAGAAGAGAAGCAATCAGGGACGCAATCGGAAATGCACCGGACGGGAGCATTATTCTCGTAGCAGGTAAAGGACACGAGGCGACCCAGACTGTGGGAAAAGAAAAGTTTCACTTTTCTGATACTGAAGAAGTAAAGAAAGCACTGGGAAATGGCTAA
- a CDS encoding UDP-N-acetylmuramoyl-tripeptide--D-alanyl-D-alanine ligase has translation MAKKTDIRIYGKEILNITGTELVSPADEYSIDTVSIDTRTLTAGSLYIALRGEKHDGHTFIQDAIAKGAAYIAVDRNYNLNAAPESSARYIVTDNTTAFLGSLARIRRNKLSATVIAITGSNGKTTTKDILSTLLGTRFRTVSTRANDNNHIGVPLTIFRCDAATQMLVLELGTNHFGEIPYTASIAQPDLALITVIGDSHLEYLKNRRGVLKEKEAIFTFTAARGGKVFLNLDDALLKGLVKKYKDAVTFSTSGKAAYTGRMLKQKKGFFSQAKITGKKLKAEFTMPLLGEHSLGNILAAAALAHSAGLPEAYILRGMRKVKPARSRLELIKTGNTVIIDDTYNANPNSMQAALRLLSSMESGAKKIAVLGDMFELGEQSVKLHTALAPVIRKLAIDEVILTGEQMRHLFKVIQDKKKNIIYFDNGEMLSSYLKSIRSEKALYLFKGSRGMRMEQFINPVTGA, from the coding sequence ATGGCTAAGAAAACAGATATCCGGATCTACGGAAAAGAAATACTCAATATAACCGGAACGGAACTTGTTTCACCGGCAGATGAATACAGCATTGATACTGTTTCAATTGACACCAGAACTCTGACGGCTGGGTCGCTTTATATAGCACTGCGAGGTGAAAAACATGATGGTCATACCTTCATTCAGGATGCGATTGCCAAAGGTGCCGCATATATCGCGGTTGACAGGAACTATAATCTGAATGCCGCGCCAGAAAGCAGTGCGAGATACATTGTTACTGACAACACAACTGCGTTTTTAGGTTCTCTTGCCCGTATCAGAAGAAACAAACTTTCCGCGACAGTGATCGCAATTACCGGAAGCAATGGCAAGACTACTACGAAAGATATACTGAGCACACTTCTGGGAACCAGATTCAGAACTGTGAGCACGAGAGCAAATGACAATAATCATATCGGAGTTCCGCTTACCATATTCCGGTGTGACGCTGCGACACAGATGCTGGTGCTGGAACTCGGCACAAATCACTTCGGCGAGATTCCATATACTGCCTCAATCGCGCAGCCCGATCTTGCTCTTATAACCGTGATTGGTGACAGCCATCTTGAATATCTGAAAAACCGGAGAGGTGTGCTAAAAGAAAAAGAGGCGATATTTACCTTTACCGCAGCAAGAGGAGGAAAGGTATTCTTAAATCTTGACGATGCCCTGCTGAAAGGTCTTGTAAAAAAATATAAAGATGCCGTAACATTCAGCACTTCTGGAAAAGCTGCATATACCGGCAGAATGCTGAAGCAGAAAAAAGGATTTTTTAGTCAGGCAAAGATAACCGGCAAAAAGTTGAAAGCGGAATTTACCATGCCGCTTCTTGGGGAACACAGTCTTGGCAATATACTTGCTGCCGCAGCACTTGCGCACAGTGCAGGACTGCCAGAAGCGTATATCCTGAGAGGGATGAGAAAAGTGAAGCCGGCACGTTCTCGGCTTGAACTTATTAAAACCGGCAATACAGTTATCATTGATGATACCTACAATGCCAATCCAAATTCAATGCAGGCAGCACTGAGACTACTAAGCAGCATGGAATCCGGAGCAAAGAAAATAGCAGTTCTTGGTGATATGTTTGAACTGGGAGAACAATCAGTGAAACTTCATACCGCGCTTGCTCCGGTAATCAGGAAACTGGCTATTGATGAAGTAATTCTCACCGGTGAACAGATGAGACATCTGTTTAAGGTGATTCAGGATAAAAAGAAGAATATTATTTATTTCGATAATGGAGAGATGCTCAGCTCATATCTGAAGAGTATCAGGTCGGAGAAGGCATTATACTTATTCAAAGGTTCCCGCGGTATGCGTATGGAACAGTTCATTAATCCTGTAACAGGAGCATAA
- the murD gene encoding UDP-N-acetylmuramoyl-L-alanine--D-glutamate ligase, whose translation MEIRGKHIGIIGAVRSGVGAAKLARRFGAVPFVTDMNPAEKLTDFLKPLSELGIAYETGGHSDRIYKSELVIVSPGVPSNAPVLKELTAKGIPFISEIEFASWFCKGTILAVTGTNGKTTTTSLLHHVISQSGRVCFAAGNIGFAFSEIAADVPEDGFVALEVSSFQLDTITEFRPAAAMILNITPDHLNRYNNNFAEYISSKHRITMNQQQGDILILNANDPVFSEYPVQTKARQFVFSMTEPVTDGVYLRMGKLVYVNGSKAEFTADTAQLRIKGAHNWQNAAAVIIAAKFAGIENEKLSQGLYSFEAVEHRLEPAGKIKGIEFVNDSKATNIDSVKVALKSFSTPVILILGGQDKGNNYDELFPLMGNVKKIYAIGSSAQKITGYFEGKIPVVYKKDLAECIAAGIEEGKEGDTVLLSPACASFDMFENYEHRGRVFKETVKELSL comes from the coding sequence ATGGAAATCAGAGGAAAACATATCGGAATTATCGGCGCGGTCCGCAGCGGTGTTGGAGCGGCTAAACTTGCCCGGAGATTCGGGGCAGTGCCGTTTGTTACTGATATGAATCCGGCTGAGAAGCTCACTGATTTTCTGAAACCGCTTTCAGAGCTTGGCATTGCATATGAGACCGGAGGACACAGCGACAGGATATATAAATCGGAACTGGTAATTGTGAGTCCCGGGGTTCCCTCAAACGCACCTGTGCTTAAAGAGCTGACAGCAAAAGGAATACCATTTATCAGTGAGATAGAGTTCGCGTCATGGTTCTGCAAAGGTACTATCCTTGCGGTAACCGGAACGAACGGAAAAACAACCACTACCTCGCTGCTGCATCATGTGATAAGCCAGTCGGGCAGAGTCTGCTTTGCTGCAGGCAATATTGGATTCGCTTTTTCCGAAATTGCGGCGGATGTTCCGGAGGATGGTTTTGTTGCGCTTGAAGTATCAAGTTTTCAGCTTGATACTATTACTGAGTTCAGACCTGCTGCCGCTATGATTCTGAATATAACCCCGGATCATCTGAACCGTTATAATAATAACTTTGCTGAATATATCAGTTCGAAACACAGAATTACGATGAATCAGCAGCAGGGGGATATCCTTATTCTGAATGCCAATGACCCGGTTTTCAGTGAGTATCCGGTGCAAACAAAGGCAAGGCAGTTTGTTTTTTCCATGACTGAGCCGGTTACCGACGGCGTTTATTTGCGGATGGGAAAACTGGTATATGTTAACGGTTCGAAAGCAGAATTTACTGCAGATACGGCGCAGCTCAGAATTAAAGGCGCTCATAACTGGCAGAACGCAGCGGCAGTGATAATTGCAGCAAAATTCGCGGGTATTGAAAATGAAAAACTCTCACAAGGACTTTACAGTTTTGAGGCGGTTGAACACCGTCTTGAGCCCGCTGGAAAGATTAAGGGAATTGAATTTGTGAATGATTCAAAAGCAACAAATATTGATTCCGTAAAAGTTGCGCTGAAGAGTTTTTCAACACCTGTTATTCTGATTCTTGGCGGACAGGATAAAGGGAATAACTATGATGAACTTTTCCCCCTCATGGGAAATGTAAAAAAGATTTATGCGATTGGATCTTCTGCTCAGAAGATAACCGGTTATTTTGAAGGAAAAATTCCGGTGGTATATAAAAAAGATCTTGCAGAGTGTATTGCAGCGGGTATTGAAGAGGGGAAAGAGGGAGATACCGTGCTGCTTTCTCCTGCCTGTGCAAGTTTTGATATGTTTGAAAATTATGAGCACCGGGGCAGAGTTTTCAAAGAAACCGTGAAAGAACTGAGTTTATGA
- a CDS encoding FtsW/RodA/SpoVE family cell cycle protein — protein MKKLSRLIFILVVLLIAFGMLPMLSASFAFSAKVYGDSFFMLTKQAVFALIGIALMILFANLHYETLRKFSIFGLILSLIGVIALFFFASEVKGAKRSLPLMGFSVQPIEFARLAFIVHISSMLAKQEELVNDFKKGQVFPLFWLILSAAIIFRLPNVSNSIMFILIGLGLLYISKLRFSKLILTGFVLLTTAAAGAFATSHGKDRIIDFYNRMSGSGETGFQIQQSIIGIGSGGIFGLGAGKSNMSNHFLPEAWGDFIFSIIGEEWGFLITVLIVVLYLLLFLAGMKVAKDTNNLFGKYLAFGVSFSFILYAFVNILVATGKLPTTGLPLPFISQGGASMLSMCTAFGILINIASTNERAAEAGPSDTAVLPEASE, from the coding sequence ATGAAAAAACTTTCACGCCTGATTTTCATTCTTGTGGTACTGCTGATTGCATTCGGAATGCTGCCGATGCTGAGTGCAAGTTTTGCATTCAGTGCCAAAGTATACGGTGACTCATTTTTTATGTTAACGAAGCAGGCAGTATTCGCGCTGATCGGCATTGCCCTTATGATTCTGTTTGCCAATCTGCATTATGAAACACTGCGGAAATTCAGCATCTTTGGCCTGATTCTTTCGCTTATAGGCGTCATTGCGCTTTTCTTTTTTGCATCAGAAGTTAAAGGTGCCAAAAGATCGCTGCCGTTGATGGGATTTTCTGTTCAGCCGATTGAGTTTGCCCGGCTTGCATTTATCGTACATATTTCGTCTATGCTTGCAAAGCAGGAGGAACTGGTAAATGATTTTAAGAAAGGCCAGGTATTTCCGCTGTTTTGGCTGATTCTTTCCGCGGCAATTATCTTCAGGCTTCCGAACGTGAGCAACAGCATCATGTTTATCCTGATCGGACTCGGGCTGCTGTATATATCAAAACTGCGCTTCAGCAAACTTATTCTGACAGGTTTTGTTCTTTTAACCACTGCTGCAGCAGGAGCATTTGCAACAAGCCATGGCAAAGACCGCATCATTGATTTTTATAACAGGATGTCAGGGAGCGGTGAGACAGGATTTCAGATACAGCAGTCAATCATCGGAATAGGAAGCGGCGGTATATTCGGACTGGGTGCAGGGAAGAGCAATATGAGCAATCACTTTCTGCCAGAGGCGTGGGGTGATTTTATTTTCAGCATAATCGGCGAAGAATGGGGCTTCCTGATAACGGTGCTGATTGTTGTGCTCTATCTGTTACTCTTTCTTGCCGGAATGAAAGTTGCAAAGGATACAAATAATTTATTCGGTAAATATCTGGCCTTTGGTGTGTCATTTTCATTCATCCTGTATGCGTTTGTAAATATTCTGGTTGCAACCGGAAAGCTTCCGACAACCGGACTCCCTCTGCCATTTATCAGTCAGGGGGGCGCATCAATGTTATCAATGTGTACAGCATTTGGCATCCTGATAAATATCGCCTCAACGAATGAAAGAGCTGCTGAGGCCGGTCCAAGTGATACAGCGGTTTTACCGGAGGCATCTGAATGA
- a CDS encoding UDP-N-acetylmuramate--L-alanine ligase: MFKNIKKIHFVGIGGIGMSGMAEILLNQGFTISGSDRALTEITHRLESLGMKIYEGHKTENVEDVDVLVYSSAVTEDNPEVSEARRRKIPVIKRAEMLAECMRMKYGIGIAGTHGKTTTTSMTGIVLTEGGIDPTIIVGGKLSGLGGTNARLGNGEYIVVEADEFDRTFLRLTPTIAAITTLEKEHLDTYKDLEDIKSAFIEFANKVPFYGFVVLCLDEPALQEIIPQINKKVYTYGLTAQADLRAVNIIHTANKSEFTVKFLGKDLGRIELKIPGVHNVKNSLVAVCIALELGIPFETIKKALEKFTGVYRRFEVKYDKEIMVVDDYAHHPTETSATLSGVRSGWDRRLVAVFQPHLYSRTRDFYEEFGRSFLNTDVFICTDVYPAREEPIEGVSGELIADAARRFGHKNVIYIKDKKEVPALLKEITVAGDIVVTMGAGDIWKFGESFINLLKENK; encoded by the coding sequence ATGTTTAAGAATATCAAAAAAATTCATTTTGTCGGTATCGGCGGCATCGGCATGAGCGGGATGGCTGAAATACTGCTTAATCAGGGATTTACCATTTCCGGGTCAGACAGAGCGTTAACTGAAATCACGCACCGGCTTGAGTCTCTCGGAATGAAAATCTACGAAGGTCATAAAACTGAAAATGTTGAAGATGTTGATGTGTTAGTTTATTCTTCAGCCGTTACAGAAGATAATCCGGAAGTTTCTGAAGCCCGGAGAAGAAAAATACCTGTTATCAAACGGGCCGAAATGCTTGCCGAGTGCATGCGGATGAAATACGGCATAGGTATTGCAGGAACTCATGGTAAGACCACAACCACATCAATGACCGGTATTGTTCTGACAGAGGGAGGAATTGATCCTACAATTATCGTCGGCGGTAAACTCTCAGGACTCGGCGGCACGAATGCACGTCTTGGCAACGGCGAATATATTGTCGTGGAAGCAGATGAGTTTGACAGAACATTCCTGCGCCTTACTCCGACTATTGCAGCGATTACCACGCTTGAAAAAGAACATCTTGATACCTACAAAGACCTTGAAGATATCAAGTCAGCATTCATCGAATTTGCCAACAAAGTTCCATTCTACGGATTTGTGGTTCTCTGCCTTGATGAACCGGCCCTGCAAGAGATTATACCGCAGATTAATAAAAAGGTATATACATACGGTCTGACGGCACAGGCGGATTTACGCGCTGTTAATATTATTCACACTGCCAATAAGAGTGAATTTACCGTTAAATTTCTTGGCAAGGATCTGGGAAGAATTGAATTAAAAATCCCGGGCGTTCATAATGTTAAGAATTCATTGGTTGCAGTCTGTATCGCGCTTGAACTTGGCATTCCTTTTGAGACGATCAAAAAAGCTTTGGAGAAGTTCACCGGAGTATACCGGAGGTTCGAAGTGAAGTATGATAAAGAGATCATGGTGGTTGATGACTACGCACATCACCCGACGGAAACTTCAGCAACACTTTCCGGAGTCAGAAGCGGATGGGACCGCCGTCTGGTTGCTGTATTTCAGCCCCATCTTTACAGCCGCACCAGAGATTTTTACGAGGAGTTTGGCAGATCATTCCTTAATACGGACGTATTTATCTGCACAGACGTATATCCCGCCCGTGAAGAACCCATTGAGGGAGTCAGCGGAGAATTGATTGCTGATGCAGCCCGCAGATTTGGCCATAAGAACGTAATCTATATCAAAGATAAAAAGGAAGTGCCAGCGCTGCTGAAAGAAATAACCGTGGCGGGTGATATCGTTGTTACCATGGGAGCAGGGGATATCTGGAAATTTGGTGAGTCTTTCATCAATCTGCTTAAAGAGAACAAATGA
- a CDS encoding phospho-N-acetylmuramoyl-pentapeptide-transferase, whose translation MLYYLFEYLNKTYNPPGFDLFRFITFRSAMAAITALIISFWLGPKIIGYLQKHQIGEAKKADGPKNHWSKAGTPTMGGIIIILSGVVPAVLWGDILNVYMWLILLGTLWLFGVGFLDDYLKVIKKLPNGLIARYKLLGQVGIGLIVGVTIYLSGDFSGYNTMTTMPFLKNVNLDLGILYIPAVIFIVTATSNAVNLTDGLDGLAIGLITIVMLALAVLCYVSGNAIYSKYLNIMYLPGSGELTIYVAALAGAGLGFLWYNSYPAQVFMGDTGSLALGGAFGIMAVLIKKELFIPILGAVFFIETLSVIIQRLYFKYTKKKYGEGRRVFKMAPIHHHFEQLGWPEPKIVTRFYIVGIIFAIITLVSFKIR comes from the coding sequence TTGCTTTACTATTTATTTGAATACCTCAATAAGACGTATAATCCGCCGGGATTTGATCTGTTCAGGTTTATTACGTTCAGATCAGCAATGGCAGCAATTACAGCGCTTATTATCAGTTTCTGGCTGGGACCGAAGATTATCGGATATCTGCAGAAACATCAGATAGGAGAAGCGAAAAAGGCGGATGGACCAAAAAATCACTGGTCAAAGGCTGGAACTCCTACCATGGGAGGCATCATTATTATTCTTTCAGGAGTAGTTCCCGCCGTGCTCTGGGGAGATATTCTGAATGTATATATGTGGCTGATTCTGCTTGGTACGCTCTGGCTTTTCGGTGTGGGATTCCTGGATGATTATCTGAAAGTAATCAAAAAGCTCCCTAACGGGCTTATTGCAAGATATAAGCTGCTTGGTCAGGTAGGTATCGGGCTGATCGTTGGAGTAACCATTTACCTGTCAGGGGATTTCAGCGGTTATAATACGATGACCACTATGCCCTTTCTTAAGAATGTGAATCTGGATCTTGGCATCCTGTATATCCCCGCGGTGATATTTATTGTTACTGCAACATCGAATGCGGTTAATCTTACTGACGGACTGGACGGACTGGCGATAGGACTTATAACGATTGTGATGCTTGCTCTTGCTGTTCTTTGCTATGTAAGCGGCAACGCGATATACTCCAAATATCTTAACATCATGTATTTACCCGGCTCAGGCGAACTGACAATTTATGTGGCTGCACTTGCGGGTGCAGGACTCGGGTTTCTGTGGTATAATTCCTATCCCGCACAGGTATTTATGGGGGATACCGGCTCACTGGCATTGGGCGGTGCATTCGGTATTATGGCAGTACTAATCAAAAAAGAACTGTTTATACCGATACTTGGCGCGGTTTTTTTTATTGAGACGCTGTCGGTGATTATTCAGCGTTTGTATTTCAAGTATACAAAGAAAAAATATGGTGAGGGACGGAGAGTTTTTAAGATGGCTCCGATTCATCATCATTTTGAACAGCTTGGCTGGCCTGAGCCAAAAATTGTAACCCGGTTTTATATCGTCGGAATCATTTTTGCAATTATTACACTGGTATCATTTAAGATAAGATAA
- the murG gene encoding undecaprenyldiphospho-muramoylpentapeptide beta-N-acetylglucosaminyltransferase: MKVLFSGGGTGGHLFPALAVAGELKQMNADTEIVFVGTPHRIESTVVPQHGYRFEPLMSSGMPRKNIVKLILYLFEFASTLLKARKLVKRISPDIAVGSGGYVSVTPLLAARWLGVPLILLEQNSVPGLATKLLQRYAEKIHLNYEDSAAYISNRKNAVVTGNPVRKSENQMSKAEARTKLGIPADNQVLLILGGSLGAGSMNRKIAACKEIFEESVVYTIWQTGKNDFETYKNYASERAEVKPFIDQMDIYYAAADLAICRAGATTISELAYYGLPAILIPSPNVANDHQTGNARALQEKGAAVMIRESEAENRLADEFKRLLTDASLRNELSTNIKKFARPDAARIVAESVISLYRKRKSEHV; this comes from the coding sequence ATGAAAGTGCTGTTTTCAGGAGGTGGAACCGGCGGTCATCTTTTCCCTGCGCTTGCAGTAGCAGGTGAATTAAAACAGATGAACGCAGATACGGAAATCGTGTTTGTAGGTACTCCTCACAGAATTGAAAGCACTGTTGTTCCTCAGCATGGATACAGATTTGAACCTCTGATGTCCAGCGGAATGCCAAGAAAGAATATTGTTAAACTGATTCTTTATCTTTTTGAATTTGCCTCAACGCTGCTAAAGGCAAGAAAATTGGTAAAAAGGATATCACCCGATATTGCAGTCGGTTCAGGCGGATATGTATCAGTAACCCCGCTGCTTGCAGCACGGTGGCTTGGAGTTCCCCTGATACTGCTGGAGCAGAACAGTGTGCCGGGACTTGCGACAAAACTGCTTCAGAGATATGCTGAGAAAATTCATCTTAATTATGAAGATTCAGCTGCGTATATCTCCAACCGTAAAAATGCGGTTGTTACAGGAAATCCCGTGCGCAAATCAGAGAACCAGATGTCAAAAGCGGAAGCACGCACCAAACTGGGAATACCTGCGGATAACCAGGTTCTTCTGATCCTTGGCGGAAGCCTTGGCGCCGGATCAATGAACAGAAAAATAGCCGCGTGTAAGGAAATTTTCGAAGAGTCAGTTGTATATACAATCTGGCAGACCGGTAAAAATGATTTTGAAACATATAAAAACTATGCCTCGGAAAGAGCAGAGGTAAAGCCCTTTATAGACCAAATGGATATCTATTATGCTGCTGCTGATCTGGCCATCTGCCGTGCAGGTGCCACGACGATATCCGAGCTTGCTTATTATGGTCTGCCGGCAATCCTTATTCCTTCTCCGAATGTGGCGAATGATCACCAGACCGGTAATGCACGCGCGTTGCAGGAAAAAGGTGCGGCGGTGATGATAAGGGAATCAGAAGCTGAAAACAGGCTTGCTGATGAATTTAAGAGACTGCTTACGGATGCTTCTCTGCGAAATGAGCTGAGCACCAATATAAAGAAATTTGCAAGACCTGATGCAGCACGGATTGTTGCTGAATCAGTGATCTCACTTTACAGAAAAAGAAAATCAGAACATGTTTAA